A window from Culex pipiens pallens isolate TS chromosome 3, TS_CPP_V2, whole genome shotgun sequence encodes these proteins:
- the LOC120419354 gene encoding HEAT repeat-containing protein 5B isoform X3 — protein MELSHSLTLNEDALKQIPEQKRPVFIFEWLRFLDKVLVAAQKSDIKGCQKKLVEQLTAHIQGSPGPPTRKLIARCLATLFSVGDTFLLFETVNKCNDILKNKDDSPSYLATRLAAICVVGCMYEKLGRMMGRSYEETVQILIKSLKNAESQVRIEIMLTLEKVCAGMGTAISNVHKDIYKAVRYCLTDRVMAVRVAASNCLLEMTKHAPFLYTTELESLASLCFRAFDSCNYEVRCAVAKLLGTLIACTQNGSLKNFTNMTSSASSAKSLRPISLDDALGVLMSGFLRGGVSFLKGTGEIIKGSSGVNREVRVGVTHAYVVFVQTMGGLWFERNLQAFLGHVLDLVANPKAASSHVDAVYSRKCINFILRSVIGKMLGEKAQTSACKELIHIIAKQMNSIDFNPENAKDSNQETLFSQHLLVCALQELGSLVLLLGTTAQILLTDQSLNFIDATCAVLVHPCMAARLAAAWCLRCVCVAVPSQITPLIDRFIEAIEKMRTSPDAISGYSGALAAVLGGVRYSPLGIPHTRGKVIFNTAEELLRTASQNSRLSLNRTQAGWLLIGAIMTLGVPVVKGLLPRMLLLWRNAFPRSTKELESEKARGDAFTWQVTLEGRAGALSVMYSFLLHCPELVTDDITRRLLTPIESALAMLINITSVLKSYGQHLKAPTAMVRLRLYETLSLLPANALESSYTHLLRMLVSEFTLTENPANTTTSLLRQMCHADDSIILGTWLQETDHRTIEDQLQPNSAAGSGALEHDPCSLYRAVAGANGDQCPGPLPLGVAVIDMSVTLFGLIFPKVANKHRQQMLGHFGECIKHAKSSRQEAVQMNIFTALLSGLKSLTESKAVIGQDDVRKTATELIINALICANPILRCAAGEALGRIAQVVGDSRITAELAQTSFDRLKSARDVVTRTGHSLALGCLHRYVGGMGSSQHLNTSVSILLALAQDGSSPVVQVWSLYALALIADSGGPMFRGYVEPTLSLALKLLLSVPQSHVDVHQCIGRVLSALITTIGPELQGNGTTISTARSSFLCAAAIMQSHSDPLVQAEATGCLQQLHLFAPRHVILSTLVPNLCQNLSSNYLMLRKAAISCLRQLTTREAKEVCEHALTLVSDDDKFALSDYGLPGVLFGMLDTESDVVMIKNIHDTITSMLQILAADNLSQWLSMCKNVLTVASEAALNAGPAEAITVKEEPEDAEDNEADDDNIEFHPEDNQSTHPAVQPRWPTRVFAAECVRKIISTCENASAAHFDLLVAKEMQITKSRGDYLVLHLSDLIRMAFMAATSDSDQLRLEGLKTLQEIIDKFARVPEPEFPGHLLLEQFQAQVGAALRPAFSADTPSHVTAAACEVCSAWIGSGVARDLNDLRRVHQLLVSNLSKLNDKTSSTQLYNESMATLEKLSILKAWGQVYIMAMMGNGTAPASLMLKTLSSSSTNMAPIANELDEEFGDFESRGESLLSLVQPELDNLSTHWLAALKDYALLSLPTEYASQLPHDGGSFYTNDTMNLAKPHYLTSWPPILYAAALWLNAEGFARSEHEASAATEEDKANANDVESIKAIDKMNQNDEISHGSLSADRFHLMFGICMEALCSTRTNEKLDSVIACLQSLYTMFDSKWSRLMLTKNKSLPVELCNVLHRLILTRDSIEVQYLCILILKQTITAANESLEAEKQDKLAEEGATNKTDNGNDENPDIDNLGEGGEEGEILPGKSHVYAAMEVVLCLLARQIPAMNPSQSARVANEQLQRQARNGLFKLSEDNSLLVAIAIQSMSDLTKLCSPTGAVSILPTMLYLTTGVIKEVATKSANDETIIANSSVIQAALQLLKLLATDRYSKHEASCDEWRKLLQSALGKIIDLTKTGSDETKLDEVTMMLAIAVFLLHTPSALVSVPNLQYPCINHFRQGFLNGSPMVRLKCVQTMRSIFVNADLKVSTPYIHALAPRLIETLFDEANRCPQNDVELACILEGITTLEALITLAEPQNQELMQGIQMLTLLVPILINYLLEPDQFRARPKQCVQLHEQSLQWLMKIGPKYPHEFKTFMAQSPELRARLESAIKRNQASSQMQAKNKSEAAARASVKEQQKPTIQLKTDFSNFGTTT, from the exons ATGGAACTCTCGCACAGTCTGACCCTGAACGAGGATGCCCTCAAGCAGATCCCGGAGCAGAAGCGGCCGGTGTTTATCTTCGAGTGGCTGCGCTTCCTGGACAAGGTGCTGGTAGCGGCGCAAAAGTCCGACATCAAGGGCTGCCAGAAGAAGCTGGTCGAACAGCTGACCGCGCACATCCAGGGTTCGCCGGGACCGCCAACGAGAAAGCTGATCGCACGATGTCTGGCGACGCTCTTTTCCGTTGGAGATACGTTCCTGCTGTTTGAGACCGTCAACAAGTGCAATGACATCCTTAAGAACAAGGACGATTCGCCGAGTTATCTGGCGACCCGGCTGGCGGCCATCTGCGTCGTCGGCTGCATGTACGAGAAGCTCGGCCGGATGATGGGTCGTTCGTACGAGGAAACCGTACAGATCTTGATCAAATCGTTGAAGAATGCCGAGTCCCAGGTGCGGATCGAGATCATGCTGACGCTGGAGAAGGTCTGCGCCGGAATGGGAACGGCGATCTCGAACGTGCACAAGGACATCTACAAGGCCGTGCGTTACTGTTTGACCGATCGCGTTATGGCTGTACGCGTAGCGGCCTCAAACTGTCTGCTCGAGATGACCAAGCATGCTCCGTTCCTGTACACAACCGAGCTGGAGAGTTTGGCTTCGCTCTGCTTCCGTGCGTTCGATAGCTGCAACTACGAGGTTCGCTGCGCCGTCGCAAAACTGCTCGGGACGTTGATCGCGTGCACGCAGAACGGAAGTCTGAAGAACTTCACCAACATGACATCGTCGGCTTCCAGTGCCAAATCGCTGCGTCCAATTTCGCTGGATGATGCGCTGGGCGTGCTCATGTCCGGCTTCCTACGGGGTGGTGTCTCGTTCCTCAAAGGAACCGGAGAAATCATCAAAGGCAGTTCGGGCGTCAATCGGGAGGTCCGCGTCGGAGTCACGCACGCGTACGTCGTATTCGTCCAAACGATGGGCGGTTTGTGGTTCGAGCGCAACTTGCAAGCCTTCCTGGGGCACGTGCTTGACCTGGTCGCAAATCCCAAAGCCGCCTCGTCCCACGTTGACGCCGTGTACTCCCGGAAGTGTATCAACTTCATCCTACGCTCGGTCATCGGGAAAATGCTCGGCGAGAAGGCGCAAACTTCCGCGTGCAAGGAACTGATCCACATCATAGCCAAACAGATGAACTCGATCGATTTTAACCCCGAGAATGCCAAGGACTCCAACCAGGAAACGCTCTTCAGCCAACATCTGCTCGTTTGTGCGCTGCAAGAACTCGGCAGTTTAGTGCTTCTACTTGGAACTACCGCACAAATCCTCCTTACCGATCAATCGCTCAACTTTATCGACGCGACCTGCGCCGTTCTGGTCCATCCGTGCATGGCAGCTCGCCTGGCCGCGGCCTGGTGCCTCCGCTGCGTTTGCGTCGCCGTGCCCAGCCAGATAACTCCGCTGATTGATCGCTTCATCGAGGCCATCGAAAAGATGCGAACTTCTCCAGATGCCATCTCCGGATACAGCGGTGCCCTGGCGGCCGTCCTGGGTGGTGTCCGTTACTCTCCGCTCGGAATTCCCCACACCCGGGGCAAGGTTATCTTCAACACGGCCGAAGAACTGCTGCGAACCGCGAGTCAAAACAGCCGACTGTCGCTGAACCGAACCCAAGCCGGTTGGCTGCTCATTGGAGCCATTATGACCCTCGGAGTTCCCGTGGTCAAGGGGCTACTGCCGCGAATGCTACTCCTCTGGCGAAACGCCTTCCCCCGTTCAACCAAGGAACTTGAATCGGAAAAGGCACGCGGTGACGCCTTCACCTGGCAGGTGACCCTCGAGGGCAGAGCCGGCGCACTGTCCGTCATGTACAGCTTCCTGCTGCACTGTCCCGAACTCGTCACGGACGACATCACGCGCCGCCTGCTAACTCCGATCGAAAGCGCGCTGGCGATGCTGATCAA CATTACATCCGTGCTCAAAAGCTACGGCCAGCACCTGAAAGCGCCGACGGCCATGGTGCGCCTCCGGCTGTACGAAACCCTCTCGCTGCTCCCGGCGAACGCCCTCGAGTCGTCCTACACGCACCTCCTCCGCATGCTGGTGTCGGAGTTTACGCTGACGGAGAATCCGGCCAACACCACGACGTCGCTGCTGCGCCAGATGTGCCACGCCGACGACTCCATCATTCTCGGCACCTGGCTCCAGGAAACCGACCACCGTACCATCGAGGACCAG CTACAACCGAACAGTGCGGCGGGATCCGGAGCGCTGGAGCATGACCCGTGCAGTCTGTACCGTGCGGTGGCCGGTGCCAACGGGGACCAGTGTCCGGGCCCGTTGCCGCTGGGCGTTGCCGTCATCGACATGTCCGTGACGCTGTTCGGGTTGATCTTCCCGAAGGTCGCGAACAAGCACCGCCAGCAGATGTTGGGCCACTTTGGCGAGTGCATCAAGCACGCGAAGAGTTCGCGCCAGGAGGCTGTCCAGATGAACATCTTTACGGCGCTGCTGAGCGGGCTGAAGAGTCTGACCGAGTCCAAGGCGGTTATTGGGCAGGACGATGTGCGGAAGACCGCCACGGAGTTGATTATAAATGCGCTCATTTGTGCGAATCCGATCCTGCGGTGTGCCGCTGGTGAAGCGCTGGGGAGGATCGCCCAGGTCGTGGGAGATTCGCGCATAACGGCAGAGCTGGCACAAACGAGTTTCGATCGGTTAAAGTCGGCGCGGGATGTCGTGACGAGGACGGGACACTCACTGGCGTTGGGCTGTTTGCATCGTTACGTCGGAGGGATGGGATCGTCGCAGCACTTGAACACGAGCGTGTCGATTTTGCTGGCTTTGGCCCAGGACGGAAGCTCGCCGGTGGTGCAGGTTTGGTCGCTGTACGCGCTGGCACTGATTGCCGACTCCGGTGGCCCGATGTTCCGAGGATACGTGGAACCTACGCTGTCGCTGGCGCTGAAGTTGCTTCTGTCTGTGCCACAATCGCACGTGGACGTGCACCAGTGTATTGGCCGCGTTCTGAGCGCACTCATCACCACCATTGGACCGGAATTGCAAGGCAACGGAACTACGATTAGCACAGCTCGGTCTTCGTTCCTGTGCGCCGCCGCGATTATGCAAAGCCACTCGGATCCGTTGGTGCAGGCCGAAGCCACGGGATGTCTGCAGCAGCTGCATCTTTTCGCACCTCGCCACGTAATTTTGTCAACTTTGGTTCCTAATCTGTGTCAGAATCTGAGCAGTAACTATTTGATGCTCCGCAAGGCGGCCATCTCGTGTCTCCGTCAATTAACAACCCGTGAAGCGAAGGAAGTGTGCGAACACGCGTTGACCCTGGTCAGCGACGACGACAAATTCGCCCTCTCGGATTACGGTCTACCGGGAGTGCTGTTTGGAATGCTGGACACCGAGAGTGACGTCGTCATGATCAAAAACATCCACGACACCATCACGTCGATGCTTCAGATTCTGGCCGCCGACAACCTATCCCAGTGGTTGAGCATGTGCAAGAACGTCCTTACGGTGGCATCGGAAGCCGCATTGAATGCAGGTCCAGCCGAGGCCATCACGGTCAAGGAAGAGCCAGAAGACGCGGAAGACAACGAAGCCGACGACGACAACATCGAGTTCCATCCGGAGGATAACCAATCAACCCATCCGGCCGTTCAGCCACGTTGGCCAACGCGCGTGTTTGCTGCCGAGTGCGTCCGCAAGATTATCTCCACCTGTGAAAACGCAAGTGCGGCCCACTTTGACCTGTTGGTCGCGAAGGAAATGCAGATCACGAAATCTCGCGGCGACTACCTGGTGTTGCATCTGTCCGATCTCATCCGGATGGCCTTTATGGCCGCGACCAGCGATTCCGATCAGCTGCGGCTGGAGGGACTCAAGACACTGCAGGAGATTATCGACAAGTTTGCTCGCGTGCCGGAGCCGGAGTTCCCAGGCCACCTGCTGTTGGAGCAATTCCAGGCCCAAGTTGGAGCTGCGTTGAGACCGGCCTTTTCCGCAGATACACCATCCCACGTTACGGCGGCCGCTTGTGAAGTGTGCTCCGCTTGGATCGGATCCGGTGTTGCGCGAGATCTCAACGATTTGCGACGGGTTCACCAGCTGCTGGTGTCGAACTTGAGCAAACTGAACGACAAAACTTCCAGCACTCAGCTGTACAACGAAAGCATGGCCACGCTGGAGAAGCTTAGCATTCTGAAGGCCTGGGGACAAGTGTACATCATGGCCATGATGGGCAACGGAACGGCACCGGCTAGTCTGATGCTGAAAACGCTCTCTTCCTCGTCGACCAACATGGCACCGATTGCAAACGAGCTTGACGAAGAATTTGGCGATTTCGAGAGTCGCGGAGAAAGTCTGCTATCGCTGGTACAACCCGAGCTGGACAACCTTTCAACGCACTGGCTGGCCGCCCTCAAGGACTACGCCCTGCTCTCGCTACCCACGGAATACGCTAGTCAGCTGCCGCACGACGGCGGATCGTTCTACACAAACGACACCATGAATTTGGCCAAACCGCACTACTTGACGTCCTGGCCACCGATCCTGTACGCGGCCGCCCTTTGGCTCAACGCCGAAGGCTTTGCACGGAGCGAGCATGAAGCCTCTGCGGCCACGGAAGAAGACAAGGCGAACGCAAACGACGTTGAAAGCATCAAAGCCATAGACAAGATGAACCAGAATGATGAAATCTCCCACGGCAGTTTGAGCGCCGACCGGTTCCACCTGATGTTCGGCATTTGCATGGAAGCCCTCTGCAGCACAAGAACAAACGAAAAGCTGGACAGTGTGATTGCCTGCCTGCAGTCGCTGTACACAATGTTTGACTCCAAGTGGTCGCGACTGATGCTGACCAAGAACAAGTCGCTTCCCGTTGAGCTGTGTAACGTGCTTCACCGGCTCATTTTGACCCGGGACAGCATCGAGGTGCAGTACCTTTGCATTTTGATCCTCAAACAAACCATCACCGCGGCGAACGAATCTCTGGAAGCGGAAAAGCAGGACAAACTAGCTGAAGAAGGGGCGACCAACAAGACGGACAACGGCAACGATGAAAATCCGGACATTGATAACCTCGGCGAGGGTGGTGAGGAGGGGGAGATCCTGCCAGGGAAGTCACACGTCTACGCGGCGATGGAGGTTGTGTTGTGCCTGCTGGCGCGCCAAATTCCAGCGATGAATCCATCGCAAAGTGCGCGGGTCGCCAACGAACAGCTGCAACGACAGGCGAGAAACGGGCTCTTCAAACTGTCCGAGGACAACAGCCTGCTGGTGGCAATCGCCATCCAGAGTATGTCGGATCTCACGAAACTGTGCTCGCCCACAG GAGCCGTTTCAATCCTACCGACAATGCTGTACCTCACGACCGGTGTCATCAAGGAGGTGGCCACCAAATCCGCCAACGACGAAACGATCATCGCCAACTCCAGCGTCATTCAGGCCGCGTTGCAGCTGCTGAAGCTGCTGGCCACGGATCGCTACAGCAAACACGAAGCGTCCTGTGACGAGTGGCGCAAGCTGCTGCAAAGTGCCCTCGGCAAAATAATCGATCTCACCAAGACGGGTTCGGACGAGACCAAGCTGGACGAGGTGACCATGATGCTGGCGATTGCCGTGTTCCTCCTGCACACGCCGTCGGCGCTGGTGTCGGTGCCGAATCTGCAGTATCCGTGCATCAACCACTTCCGGCAGGGCTTCCTGAACGGGTCGCCGATGGTGCGGCTCAAGTGCGTCCAAACGATGCGGTCGATCTTTGTGAACGCGGACCTGAAGGTGTCCACGCCGTACATTCACGCGCTGGCACCGCGGCTCATCGAGACGCTGTTTGACGAGGCGAACCGTTGCCCGCAGAACGACGTCGAGCTGGCTTGCATTTTGGAGGGCATTACTACGCTGGAGGCGCTGATTACGTTGGCCGAGCCACAGAATC AGGAATTAATGCAAG GCATCCAAATGCTCACCCTGCTCGTTCCGATTCTCATCAACTACCTGCTCGAGCCGGACCAGTTCCGGGCCCGGCCGAAGCAGTGCGTCCAGCTGCACGAGCAGTCGCTCCAGTGGCTGATGAAGATCGGTCCCAAGTACCCGCACGAGTTTAAAACCTTCATGGCCCAATCGCCAGAGCTGCGCGCCCGGCTGGAGTCGGCCATCAAGCGCAACCAGGCGAGCAGCCAGATGCAGGCGAAGAACAAGAGCGAAGCGGCGGCCCGCGCCAGCGTCAAGGAGCAGCAGAAGCCCACGATACAGCTCAAGACGGACTTTAGCAACTTTGGCACGACGACCTAA